The genomic interval GGTCATGGTTTGTTGCTGGTACCAGGAACGGTGTGGGCTCTGGGTACCCTGTGGTGAGCCTGGGGAGAGATGGTGGGGACAATTCCACACATAtggggctgggccagccctgctctgcttggGGAGCATGCTGACACCAGCTGGGGCAGGCATGGCCCTTGGGCTGGGTGAGAGCCAGTGCCCCACATGGAGCTTTTAACCTACTGGGGTAACTACAGCCACCTGAGACCTGAAGAATAAAACATCTCTGCGCTCTCAGagtttatttggttttgagacATGAGAAGCCAAACTAATAACCTCCAAACTAGAAagcttttcaggaagaaaaaagaaagaacaccctccccaccccctaaaaaaaccaaaaacatataATTACCAAAgctcataaaaatgtaaaaatctcaGCTCTCCAAAGCAGTTTGTTGAAACTGTCTGAGTGAAAATCCACTGCATGTTCACCCTATGCAGACCATTTCAAGGGTTTGATTTCCTTCAGAGGGATGGGTGAAGTGGGCTGGGGGAAGATGGTCACCATCAGGTTCAATCTCCTTTgattttctacagaaaagagtCCCACCATGCCAAAGGAACTGCTCCACCTCAGGTTGTGTTAGTCTCTCCCATGGCTTTTCTTCAAGAAGCTTAATGACTTTCATGTTtctaataaagcttttttttttttttatagcagttgTTTTTCTTCAACAGTCCTGTTCAAAACTTCAGATAAAATCTTCTGGAAATGGCATGAGCCTTCAGATGGATGTCAAAATGGCTGCCAGGGCCAGATATCTCCTGGGCCAAATGACGGGCTTTGTTTTGAAGTCCAGATGCAGGAACGCGAGCCAGAGCCCTGATCTCTCCAGATGATCACAGGATATAAACTGCTGCCCGCAAGCAAACTCCAGAGAATCCCGTTATCCTCCAGAAAAGCTCtgaggctggagagctgagcCAAAGACGATGAGGAGTCTGCTGGCACTGCTGATCTTGACTCTGGCCCTGGCAGCGCTCTGCTATTGTGAAAAAGgtaaggggatgtctgccctgggATGCTCTCCAGGAGCGTCACTGAGCCCTGCAGCTTGCAGGGAGCCTCCCTTTGGTCCACAGAGACCCACAGCTTGGGTCAGCTGCAGCATGCAGCGGGTCATTGCAGAGCTTGAGATCTTTTGCCTGACCGGTTACATTACACAGGCTTAAATGAGATGGGGCTCGGGGATATCCAGCCTTATCTCTCACTGAGCACTTTCTTCTACTcgtcaaaaaacaacaaaaaaaaaaattgcaccacTGAACTGCTGCAGAGATTTCTGATATTTTGACATGTTTAAGCATTAAACTTGTTTAGCATTTAGGTGAACTGGCAAAGGTATGTCGGATGCTCGGCTTTGAGTATGAGGGTTgagctgcagggcagagctgtgttcATCATGGAGAGAGGTATTTTTTACCTGCCAGCACTGGAATGCTGTAGGATCACAGAGATAGGCATTGAGTCAAGCCTTCACCTGCTGAAAAATGCAGGATGTAGAGAActtctagaggggaaaaaaaccctattggTTAGTTAAAAAAACTGGAGGTTGTCCCATTGAAATAAGAGCACATCATATATGAAGGTGATTTAGCCATAGCCGCTTTATGATTAAGGAATAGCAATGTAGCGGAAGCTCTATAATTGATATAGAgaatgagaaagggagaaagattaGAAACAGCAAGTGTTTTCCTTTTacagcaggaaaagggaggctgAGCAGGAAAGCACCTTGTGTTTGCCTGTACTGGGTCTGTACTTTCCAGAGTTAAATTTAATTTGCTCCCTGGCATCAGATATGTCATAATTCAATACTGGCAAATGTATTTTGTTTGGTCTGTGTTTTCCTTCTATCAGAGTCTCTTGCTCACTCTCTTACTCTTGAGTACTCAGCTTTTTTTAAGCTATTGTTATGTTCCAGATTGCTTAATAGTCTTGGagtaatttttaatcttttttttttatttttgaaattcaagGAATGTATAtgttgcttaaaaatataaatagacaCAACTTTTCCCacataaagtttttatttaagtAGAAGCATTATGTTTTTGGTCCCTGAAATCCTCTTTCTCCCCATAAATACATTCACACTAAATACCTGAAGACTTGGGTGGAACTGACTCTGCTCAAGAAAAAGTTATAGGTGAAATAGCAGAGGGTAGGAGAGCCAAGAGGAAGAGAAGACCTACCATTTCTCTTAGAGGACACTTTCCTTGGGTGTTTGCAGTGAGCTTTGAGGGTTAAGGCTACGACCGAATACAGAAATAAAGTGTATGAATTCCTCTTTGGAGGGCTGGTACCTCAACTCTGGGCTGCAAAGCTGTTCCTAATTTTAGGCCCTATTTCTCTTCCCTATAAATAGCTTCTAATTTTTCCCTAGAGAGAAGGAAACCCCTCTTTCCAAAGGCAGAAGAGATGCTCAGTCATTGCCAGGTTCTGTCCAAATTTGGGGTTTTGCCCAATTTGTCCCCTACCTCTAACTAGCAAGGGtagggagggagaaggagcttCATTCTCTTCAGCCAGCTTCCACTGTGCTCATATGGTCATTGTGTCATTTCACCCTGCACAGAGGAAGTTGAAGCTAAACAAATCCAGGCATAATGGGTGAATTTTGCTGTGGTGGAGAATTCTACCCCTAGATTCTGGGTGTTAATAAAATCCTATTTGGGAGGTATAGATCTTCTGGGAAAGGCAGGGAGCTGGACCTATCCAGCATGCAGAGGAATCCAGTCATGGGGTGGAGCAGGGTAGCAGGACTCACAAGCTAACtgctgtttgtctgtctgtcttccagGTTCCAAAGACCCCTCAGGATCTCCCAGTGCTGCCAGTGAGTATATTGTTGCGACTGTCCCTCAGCTGAATCCTACTGCATCCGCCTTTTTCCCTTTACTAGGTTCGAGGGACAAACAAGAGCCATGCTGAGTCCCTTTGTCTACTCACCCTTTTCGCCATCAATGCTGCAATCCCTGAAACGCTGTCGGCTGGAGCACGTGTAGCAGAAGGGCTGGCTTTCACAAGCTGTTGGAGTAGGAGACATGAGGGAGATCAGGCCTCCTGCACAGGTGAGGCAGCATCGCTCCAGGTGTGCTAGTGCTGTAGCCAGCACCTCCATAACCATTAAGCAGCCCCAAGGAGAGACATGAGCCCCATGGGTTGTTAGCAGTCGGACACATCTCCCCTCCATGAAACAGGGTGATGTGGGTAAAACAACATGGCCTGTCTCTTGTCTTCTCTGAGCAGGCCTCAGAAACCTATGTAAAGTGGTTGCATCCCCAGGCCAAGAGAAGCTGTTCAGCCCTGCAAGGATGCTGGTGCTGCAGAGATTGCTATGGGTTGCATTAGTGCTTCAGGGGAGCTCAATGCTATGAGGAAACTTTAGGCCATGATTTGTCTCACAGAGGTGCATTATGCTCCCAAGAAAGGTAGATCTTTGGCTGCGAAATTCCTTCTGTCAGGAACATGGTGAGGCTCTTCTCATTCCCCGTCCACGTCATGCCTCACATAAGAAGATCTCACCTCAgatttcccagcagctgggtctGAATTCTGCCTGTTTATagagcagcacctgccccagGGCCTCCAGGCACTGGCCTTTTGGATCCACTTAGCAGCCAGTCTGGTGTGCAGGATCACAGAGCAGAAGGGTTTGGTGCCACACTGCAGCAGGCTGTGATATTCCTGCCAAATTCAACATCCTGGAGAGCCTGAAAGCAAGCATATTCCTTGGCTACTCCTtagggctgcagcccctcctctGTCAGGTTGCCTGGGACATGGGGACTTGCATGCCTTAGGGCATCCACAGCAAGCTGATCCTGGCAGAAATCTGCATGGATAATCCCCCTTGTTCCTCCCCTGTCACTCTCCTTCCTAACACCTTAAGGGATAACATTGCTGCTGGGGAGCATGAAAGCTCGTACTTCTCTAGTGAGCCAATCCAAACATGgactaggagagagaaaaaaacaaaaaagggtttTTATGGGAAGGGTGGTGATTTCTGACAGGTCATTAACTGGCAGTTTCTGTAGAGCCAGTACTTTGATCCTGACCGAAAGCCAGCTTGCTAGTGAGGTGTCTCCTCACACGGGGCACCTCCCATCTGCCAAGCAGAAACATGGTCAGATACCTCAGGATGAGAGAGGTAAACAGGGGATTAGGATGGGATGCACCAGTCATCTGCttgcaaagaaagcaaacagtCCATCTTCAGAGACCAGACTGGTCTCTAATTTGTAAAGACCAATGCCCTGCATCACTAACCTACTGTGCTCTCTCTTGGTAGGCATCAAGATTAAAAGGGAAGTTGCCAATGCCTTTGTGAGAAGGCAGAAGAGATCCAACTTGCATGAAAGGTAACAACTCATGAGTCAGGCTGAGGGCTAGACCCTGGATTTGTTGTAAAGACAGGGTGGGAAGGTGATGGGACATGGCAAGGCATTCATGTGTTGTATACCTATGTTGTTTCTGCATAGAAGCAAAAAGGCGTAGGAGATACGTATTGATAAATGAATGGTTCTTTCTCCATAAATATCCTTGGGTGAGCTCATAGCTGCAGTCTGTTACTCTTCCCAGGTAGGAAGACAGTACTAACTGTCTGAGCTAGCTATTGGGACAGCAGGATAGAAGTTAGAAGCTGCTCTAACCCGCATGGACATCAAAGCCAAACTCCAGGGTAGAGAGCTTCACAGAGCCTTGGTCATTGCCTATAGTGCCCTACAAAGGAAGCAGAGCTTTATTGCAGGGATGAGGTCAGATCAGAATGGCTGTTTTTTCTGAAGCTGCAGATCCTACTAGGAGTAGGTCCATTTGTGCAGAAATCCTAGATATAAAGATTTGGATAAATCCCAGGTACAAAGATTTGGAGGAATTTCAGCTCATGTAAGAATGTTCCTCATGTATTTCTTGGAAGAGATTGTTAAGCGACTGTGTTAAATAGGccctgtggagaaaaaaaaaattctattcaaTCCATCTTTGGACTGGAAGGATGATGTCATTTTTCAATAATATGAAATTGGGAGGCCTCAACTGTAGGGAAGAGGATCAGAGTATTGCAGTAGAGGAACTAACTGATGTTGAAACCTGGAGTGATAAAAGCAAGATGAAACTCAGTAGTACTGAATGTATAGCCCTTCAGGTGGGGCATCACAAAAGTAGCTTCTACTGTAAGCATCAGTTAGGAGGGACTGAGGTAGAGAGAGACCTTGGTGCGTTATTTGATCATGAGGTGAGGTTAGTCCAGCCATGTGGATGGAACAAATGGAGTTCGAAGGTGATCCAAGGAATTTCCACTACAGAAATAAAGTAACAGTGCATGAGATACTGGAGGGACTTCTCCTGTAGTAAGAAGAAAGCTTCTCAAGAAAGATTAACTCAGCCTGGAACAGATAGAAGTTGAGAAGGGCATCCAGAGTGAGTAGCTGAGAGTGAAAGAGTTGAGTTTGCCTAGTCTAGCCAAATAAAAGCTGTGAGGGGACAGAAGTCCAGATGATGAGAGGAGACGGTTTAAGCTAAAGGAAAATAGTGGCTAATGGGAAAATGAGCAGAAACTGGGCACAAATAAAGGTAAGagggaaataagaaaaaggaTCCTAGACACCCAGGAAATGGGGTTGGAAACAGTGTACAGTTttaagaagaagggagaaaaacctAACTGTTCTGCTAAAGCCTCAGGAGCAATTGCTTTAAGCTGGGTTAAGTAACATCAGGGTTAGTTCCAACTTTCCCCAGCATTAGTTACGGAGATCTATTCCCATGTGAGAGATACTGAACTCACTATGAGAAGTCCTCCGCTGTGGGCATGCTGGGGCATGCTGGGGAATCACTCTTCTGATGGCAGTCAAGGGTGTGAAACCTGTCCAACTGCATCGACTGAATCTGTGGAACAGCATCTCTCTGTCTCTACTCCAGGTACTCTGCGTATTACAAAAGCGCAATGGAGCAGATACACGAGCGTTGTGAAAACTACCCTCCCTGTGACTCTCTGACAGCATAGGATTTTTCATGGCCTACAACCATTTCTTTAGGAGATACTAAGGATGGGATGGTCACTTCCCTCATTGAGCTCGAGACCACTTTGAACCCCCCCAGGAGAAGGACATTTGTGAGTGGGAAGGAAGAGGTATAGACTGGGGCCTTCTTCAGTTCTGTCCCTTAGCCAACAGGAACACCAAGGCAAAAATTATCCCACTTGTCTAGCTTTCTTTAGCTCTCTTCCCTTCATCCAGAATGTTTCTCTTCAGTAGTCTTTTGTGGTATTTTGAGCTTCATCAGAGATGGCTGAGAAGATTCTGTCTTACCTCCTTTCATTTGAATCCCCAGGATGCTTTATGTGAAAAAATGGCAATTCTTCTCAAGAAACGCAATGTACGCTCTAGAAACATAGCAAGACTTTTTGTCTTCTTCCACAAAATGCAGGGGGATTGTAGAAGGAGAATGCCACAATGTATATAAATGTGATGGATCTCATTCTGAGGCACTCACTGGGAAGATGGGGGGACTGCCATCTCCTGGTACAAATGACAAGGAAAGTTCAGTACCTTCAGATAGAATGATTACCCTAAATATGTGCCAATGTAGGATCGTTTTGTAAGGATGGAAGTATAGAAATACTATTATATAGCCAGAAATCAGGTTCTTGTACACTCTTCTGATTATTCTCTTACAAAATTTGCCTGTATAGCAATAACAGATCAATGCCAAAAGGTGTGTCTGAGGAGCCCATTTAGATGAGCCCTTCCATATGTATGCTACATTCAGTGACTGTAAAAGGTGAACTGAAAATCTCTTGTTTTTTCTACAATCTATTTCTGGTGAATCTGAATATGCctaagtgaaacaaaaaaatctgtcccTTGCTGATACTTTAACATTTATGCTTGAAAAGTGTCATGACGGctccaaaaaagcaaacaaaaaagtaataaaatgcataaacaaaaaaaaaattcagttcaagGATGGGTTGAAGTTGGCTCAGCATTTGCTCTATCTCTGattgatatatataaaaaaaaaatatccttttccctCTGCACTACTTCATTCTCTTTCTATATGACTATTATGCATTAGCAACTTTCTGAAAAGTCTCCTTTAACATCCTGTATCAGCTTTCATGCCCTGCGAGGTAGATGGAGGGTACCATCTCAGAGGACAGGTACTGCTGAGTCTCAAGAGACCGAGAAAGAGTGAATCTCTATGGCTGCATGTTAGCTGGTACAGCTGTTCTCAGCTGTGTTGATTGTAATAAACACTGCTTATGTAAAGCAGGCTGGTGTGCTGTTTCTCTTTGTTCCTGTATACAACTTTTATCTGCGGTTGAAGAGACCTCTGGAAGATAAAGCCTGCTCTTGTGAGCACTGAAGAGCAGGATCTAGCTGCATGAAGCTTGTTTCTCCTTTTGTGTGCCCCAGTGTGACTCAGAAGTGACAACAGTGAAACTCAGGGAATGATCCTAGTACCCAGTGAGGGAGAGGCAGGACAGGCTTTCCCTGATTCACCATTAACTGAGTTCAGCGTTTCTCTTAAAGATCCTCCTCTGCAGTAAGGGCATAGGATAAGTCCACAGAGATGGCTGCAGGCATGAGCATGAACAGCCAGCGTGTGGCAAGCTGCTATAACTTAAATGGAATATACTGATATTAGAGCAAGGAGAAAACAGTTAATAAGTACTTCTGTTGGTGTTGGTCAAATACCTAGGACTGGTTCCTCCATTGGCATAAACTGATGGGGCTTCACTGACCACAGCACAACCCTCCTCTGAATGCCTTCTAATAAAAACAAAGTGCTCATTGAAAGCAGTGAAAATTTTGGGGGAAAAGTACTACAGAGATTAGTGGGACCTTAGTATTTTTGTACTAACATTCTTTTTTGTATGCTTTTGTTCAgtaaaaaagaaactcaaaactTCCTGTCCATATTTGCATCCTTCTGTtagtttcacatttttctctcccttttggtAAATAGTTTTGGCAAAGAAGGTGCATGCTCAGGCCTTGATCATGTACTCTGCTCTGTGCCACCACATCTTTATATGGGCTGAAATCGCTGAGGCCGTTGCAGCCTTTGGGGATCTGAGTCCACAAATCAGATGGCAAATTTACTTCTCGAACGGAGGAGCTCAATTTTCATCCGGTCAATGTAGATTTAGGTACCTCTACAAATACTCTGCTGCCATCTTCTGGCCATTGATGTTTTCTCCACGACACAATAAACCACGCTGTATTTTAAGTGTTTGCAAATACAAATCCAGTGGTCTTTCTTCCTCATTCACTTCATACTAAAATATACACTAAGAGGCTACAAGGGAAAAACAGGCACGTTCATAAGCTGCTACGGAGTAATATGTAGAtgaactgaaaacaaatctgCAATTCTAGAGTAGTTGCTCACCCTGGCTGTTCAAACACCCACTAAAGCCCATCACAGTTTAGGTCTTTTTTACCTTTACATGAACGGGTGAGATGCCTCTGAATAAGTCCATGACCCCTTCTCCAGATTCAATTTTACCTGTTGAACAACTGCTTTCTGAACTATAGCTTGAGATGATGGGGCAATTCCAAGAGGTAGATAGGCTGCATTTATCACTTTGCATCCTTCATGTCACCATCTCGTATCACCAGTGGCTGCAGATATTATCACTCATTCAGCGTCTGCTGGTGCAGCGTCATATAATATGTTGAGTGACCCAGTATGAGCCCTATATGCCCTCTCTCATCATATTTCAGCAATATCCAGCAAATGCCCTCTGTCTACAGAATCCAGCCAGTGGCCCAGATGTCTACGTTTCACAGAGAATCAAACCATGACCACAGGTATCCTGCTCTGCCGGTCAAAGCACCAACCTTGATTTTGCCCCTCAAAATCTCTCTGACCAACCTATCACCAGACTGCAATGAAAATTGGACTTGCCTTCTCCGCACAGTCAGAATCAGTCCTTGACATCCCCTCTTGGCTCTTTTTCTGGGCAGAAGAGTGGTCAGAGGCCACAGGCCTTAACAGATGAGTAACTCTCTGCCATTTAATTGGGTGACTGCAGAGCAGCTAGTGGAGAGGGATTAGTCCCAGTACAGAATCTGTATTTCTACGCTCACATTGAATGTACCCATGTAAACAATTCTAAGAGGTGCCAGTCAGCAGTGACATAAGGATTGGCAGCAAATTATTAGAAACCAGGGGGACCTAAGGAAGAGAGGGACAGTTACGTTATCTCTGCTTCCAGATGGCTTTATCAGACCTCCACACTTCTTCAAAGGGGCTTTTTAAGCTTTTGACCAGGGACTGTTCTCCACATCATCTTGTCATATAACTCCTCAGGAGAGAACTGCTTTGGAGAAGAGACTTTTCTAAGCCATggatctcttcctttcttctattTATTGGATTTGgacagggaaaaagcaaaaagaaaaacaagaagatgAAATACCTTGGAATTAAGAGAATTATCGAGGTGAAGGACATATACCTCAGCTGGAACTGGAGTGAAGAAACAACTCATCGAGTTTCAGTGCACCCAGACCCTTCTTTATGAAGGAACACTTGCGGAAACACTTCTGCCAGTACCTTGTCCATTTGGTTTATGGCTTCTGATTTGCTGTAAGAATCTAGTGAATGATCTTTGCTCAAAGAATCCTCACCCAAACCTGAGTGCGAATTCTAAACTGCAGAATTTTCCAGTTcaagaacaaagagaaagaaactgagataAATGACCTCCATTTATGCTGAGAGTGCTCAATGTTCTTTACAATGTCTTGGGTGGACTCAAGGATGTCAGCGCATCTGCTGGCCGGCCTCCTGTTGCTGATCTTCTCCTTGCAAAGGCTGGTGAGAGGGGGGGGAACATTGTACTTTATTTGAAATGGCAAAATTGCTCAAGAAGTTACTGattcaaagcccactgaaataaaacccatgtttttctctttaaaacatgGTCTTTAAGGAGCTTTGGGTTAGGCTTAAAGGGAGAAGTGTTCTGCTTTCAATTGCTCTATTCTGTTTCTTACCTGCCCTCATTCCTTTCAAATACTTGGTTGGAAATTTCTTGTTGGGAGCCAGATGGTTTCCCAGGGTGTGTTTATGAGTAGATCTCATGGAAGTGTCCCTCTCCTTTTCCAGACTGTCTCATCTGAGGTTCTAACAACAGCAGTCTGTTGTTGGATGCGACAGTGACCATATTGCTCTATTCCTTGTGACTGCTTTGGAGCTTTCCCTCAGAGTAATTAAGGTATCATGGATAGTAAACTGAATCCCTCTATAGTTTATGGGACAGTTTACTAACTTCAGAGGCCAAGAAAGGTATTGATTTGGGTTATGTGACCAGGGTGAACATCTAAGATGAAGCGAACATCTACTTGTAGTATTCAGCTACCTACCAACTAACTGACTACAATATTTGACTATAGTCTACTAAGAGatcaaaaagcaaaaagagcaaTCTAATGATGTCACCACATGCACTATTTCTTAGGTCTTATTAGAGAAGCttttaattaaatagaaatgcTAGAAATATAATTAGCTGTGCCACTTTGCAGACAGAATATATTAGAAGTTATTCTCCTGTTATACCATCTGGTTGTTTAAATCCTTACTCATGTGCTTAATGTTTATTGACATGACAAGTCCACCTGGCCTTACTGAGACAAACCGGATGAATAAAAATTTTGACATAGTGCTACTATATTCCCTTACTTAACACACTCTGGAGCCACAATATGTCTGAGAGGTATAACAAGGCAGAAAGAAGAAATTCACCTCTGAGATATGTtcaggctgcactgccccctACCATATTGATTTGCTTATTCTTTCCGACTTCAAAATCACTTACTAATCATGAGCGgagtacagaaataaatgcacCATGGGTCTGTCCTATAGCCCTTATCCTCTTGTCCATTTTACTCCAGGAAGTATAGCTCAACTTGATTACTAAGGGAATAGCACAGAGACTCGTCCCATCAGAACCAAGATGAAACATTGCCTGTAGATCTCCAACAGTATATTTGAACATTTGGTTTAACAAAATGCAATGCTCCTCATAATTTTTGTCCTGTCTGTATCTGATGCCATGGAATGCAGCGTCTGAGGTACCCTCTACAGATCTGAGCCTGACTAGCCATACCTTATCATTTTCTGTGTGTCCAGAACGTGGGGGAACTCTGCTTTGTTTCCTAGACCTTGCTGGCTGGTATATGTATGCTGCTGCAAACTCTGCTGAAGCTCTTAACGCCACTGATTCTCATAAAATGAGGACTCTGGCATCCTGACTGGTACTTGCCTGCCATGAGATTTGGACAACAGCCTGAGGTTGCTCAAGAAGGGCTTGTCAGAGATGCCTACTTGCTGCGCTTGCTTTGCCAGCAGTGacaaagagcaggaagagggTAGGGAAAAACATGGCTTACACAGAGATAAACAAAAAGTTCACACTTCTGATGTTAATCGTGGTTTGCTTTCATGTTGTAGGCTACGTCCCAACACATGATGGATATGGCTCTGCGTTCCTTTGATGACCAGTATCTGGGGTGCAGAGAGCAGATGATGGAAGAATTGGAGCGAGGAGACTATTTCCAAACAGAAATAGCAGCTAACAAGAGCTATTTGAGTCTCTGGAAAAAGGCTCAGGAGGCTTTGTTAAAGAGCCCAGTAGGTCTGCTGAGGGAGATGCATGAGAGCCACGCCATAGTCCTCATGGCTTACACCATGAACTCCTCCCTGCACTCCCAGCTGAACTGGGCCACATCTATTGCTGGAAGCTCTCCACAGCACTACAGACACAACTtcagtttcaaatattttcacttcTACCTAACAACTGCCATCCAAATAATGAAGCAATGGCAGAGCAGCAAGGAGAGCATGGGGAAACATAAGTGCTACCGGGTGCACAGGGGTGTAAAAGACTTATATTTCAAGGCTACGGTAGGCAGCAGAGTGAGATTTGGCCGTTTCACGTCCACCTCCCGCCTCTGGAGAGAAGCGCAGAAGTTTGGGAATGAAACTCTGTTCACTGTGATAACTTGCCTGGGAGCAGCTGTGCAAGGCTTTTCTCACTACACGTCTGAGAAGGAAGTCCTCATTCCCCCTTATGAGATATTCCTTGTCAAAAACTTCTCTCAGACGCAGCAGGGTAACCGCCTGCATCTGCATTCTGTGGGGAACTACAGCAAGTACCACTGCCAGCTCTTGGAAGGTATTATACATAGGCCTTTGTGCAGGGGGAATGCAGGACTATCTGGCCTCAAGTACCCTAAGCAGCCCTCACCGGTTGCACCTACATGGGGCCAAGTCCAGATCAGTAGCTTGCTCACTGTGTTTGCCTACTAGAGCAATCTAGGACCCATAAGCAGCAATTTTCACCTGTTTGTTGTGGAACCTGGGAACATCCCACAGCTCACTAAAGATGAATCCACCTGATACACAAAATGTCTCGGGGTCTTTGCAGCCTCCACCTATCCCATCTGTCATTGCAAGGATGTCATAGGTCCCATGCCTTGCGGTCTCTAGCATCTCTATGGCAAGGGCAGATGAGATTTGCAGGCAGCTTGAATTCAGATATTATTCTGGTGGTTTGCATAGTCCGCCACACCTCAGGCCTCAGGACTCTGCTGAGCTTTGGTCCACTGATACACTGGCAAGTTT from Struthio camelus isolate bStrCam1 chromosome 1, bStrCam1.hap1, whole genome shotgun sequence carries:
- the ART4 gene encoding ecto-ADP-ribosyltransferase 4 isoform X2 — its product is MFFTMSWVDSRMSAHLLAGLLLLIFSLQRLATSQHMMDMALRSFDDQYLGCREQMMEELERGDYFQTEIAANKSYLSLWKKAQEALLKSPVGLLREMHESHAIVLMAYTMNSSLHSQLNWATSIAGSSPQHYRHNFSFKYFHFYLTTAIQIMKQWQSSKESMGKHKCYRVHRGVKDLYFKATVGSRVRFGRFTSTSRLWREAQKFGNETLFTVITCLGAAVQGFSHYTSEKEVLIPPYEIFLVKNFSQTQQGNRLHLHSVGNYSKYHCQLLEASRSKNSGFTAPTSAVLPSVIGVFLCLVRQ
- the ART4 gene encoding ecto-ADP-ribosyltransferase 4 isoform X1, which codes for MFFTMSWVDSRMSAHLLAGLLLLIFSLQRLATSQHMMDMALRSFDDQYLGCREQMMEELERGDYFQTEIAANKSYLSLWKKAQEALLKSPVGLLREMHESHAIVLMAYTMNSSLHSQLNWATSIAGSSPQHYRHNFSFKYFHFYLTTAIQIMKQWQSSKESMGKHKCYRVHRGVKDLYFKATVGSRVRFGRFTSTSRLWREAQKFGNETLFTVITCLGAAVQGFSHYTSEKEVLIPPYEIFLVKNFSQTQQGNRLHLHSVGNYSKYHCQLLEDLCPRRTSCMKVRSEEGEDRE